In Nitratireductor basaltis, the following are encoded in one genomic region:
- the nirD gene encoding nitrite reductase small subunit NirD has product MNAISQTWIRIGKLDDIPRRGSRCIRNAKMSIAVFRTVDDRVFALEDKCPHRNGPLSQGIIHDGCVTCPLHNWVISLETGLAQGADEGQTRTFPVKREGDDILLSFGTQK; this is encoded by the coding sequence ATGAACGCGATCTCACAGACCTGGATCAGGATCGGCAAGCTGGACGACATTCCCCGGCGCGGCTCGCGATGCATCCGCAACGCCAAAATGAGCATCGCCGTGTTCCGCACCGTCGATGACCGCGTCTTTGCGCTCGAGGACAAGTGCCCGCACAGGAACGGACCGCTCAGTCAGGGCATCATCCATGACGGCTGCGTGACCTGTCCCTTGCACAACTGGGTGATCAGTCTCGAAACAGGGCTGGCCCAGGGCGCTGATGAAGGACAGACGAGAACATTTCCCGTCAAGCGCGAGGGCGACGACATCCTGCTCTCGTTCGGTACGCAAAAATGA